The Diadema setosum unplaced genomic scaffold, eeDiaSeto1 scaffold_47, whole genome shotgun sequence genome segment GAATGCAAACgacttcatttgtttttgtttttttttcttttttcagtttccATGCTACAACACTTGATCTCTTCTTCATTCCACAAATATCCATCTTGCATGACATCAAATTTCAACACTTACATAATTTAACATGCAAGCtgaatatgaatttgaatacaaaaaagaaaaacagtgcaCATATTGCATttatgagcatttttttttttttttgatcacaTTTTCCAGACAGGTGCTGCTTTCATTTGACATAGTGAAGGAACTCATGATATATAGTTGGTGAATTGGGTCGTGTGAGTTGGAAGACAACTTTGCATGTGAATTCACAATTGAGATTTGGTTAATAGAGTGACAGACAAAGGGATGAAAAGAATCATTCCTCATTAGGAGAGGAGATGACATCTTTCTGGATCCTGGTGATACAAGCACACATTTACGGCAACACTTTTCCACCATTTGTTGAtttcataaaaatcaatcaGGTCACAAATTTCTCAAaaatatatgtaaaaaaaaacaacaaaacacattgCAAAATATCAAGCACATACAAACAGTATCTTAATATGAAAGCAATTTTGATGTACACAGTTGGTTTATAAGTGTACTTACCATCTTTTCAGCTGTTTTCCGCAGCTCTTCCATGTCTTTAACAATGTCTTTTTCCTCCACTTCTTCATCGCGCAGTTTTCCGATGTGGATTGCCTTCATATACTTCCGCACAAACGCCTCATCATTGTGAAAGGCTGTGAATGCTTCCTGCATGtaacagacagatagatggcCAAAAATGTACCATTCGGCAGggaaacatacatacacactctGCAGTGGATCAAACATTGCACAGAATTTGAACAATTGTAAGAACTTGAAATCTACAATAtattaggaagaaagatttgcggtgacaccatgtgtatgtagtccttagccggatcgttgtttggcagaagagcctagaaagaggagaaacgaagagggaagcgacatatgggggttgtgaggagggcaaaaagtgaagagtgggagacagtaatgggctagaagttgaagttgcactagtggagacagtagagaaaggaacacagagagtggtacggaagaatagtgtgagaatcaagtaagatgttcggacatcattagaaggggaaagatgaaatagaagggaagaggaagaggaaggagttgaatgttggagaatcatggagataggggagaacagtgaagattcatgaaaccaagaggagaacgaagtcggcgaacagtgtggctatggaatgcGAATCAATGGAGAAAGGGTGATTAAGCCCTCGAAGgaggggtaagtagaggagagatgagaatatgtggagagaagggagagagagagaggggggggggggggggcaatgaaaagaagaagaaaagaacaagaaaagaacaaattgaaattcaagacgtaaattagAGGGAGCTAGTGTGGATCCTATAATTAAATGCTGCGGAggagaaaaaacaaggaaaagtagaaattacgcggtgcgtaatatatgtccccgccggaagtagcattcagtagcaaaatgtacaatataggtaaaaagatgaaggtcaaaggtcaaagaggtcaaaggtcaaaattctatgtagaagttttgaagccctcacctagtgccatcacataaagcaaacggaatcgaaatcgggttagaaatggcgaaggagtagcattttgtagccaatgtacaatataggtaaaaaaatcaaggtcaaaggtcaaagaagtcaaaggtcaaaattctgtgtagaagttttgaagccctcacctagtgccatcacataaagcaaacggaatcgaaatcgggttagaaatggcgagggagtagcatttggtaggaaaatgtacaatacaggtcaaaaatcaaggtcaaaggtcaaagaagtcaaaggtcaaaattctgtgtagaagttttgaagccctcacctagtgccatcacataaagcaaacggaatcaaaatcgggttacaaatggcgaaggagtagcattttgtaggcaatgtacaatataggtcaaaaatcaaggtcaaaggtcaaagaagtcaaaggtcaaaattctgtgtagaagttttgaagccctcacctagtgccatcatataaggtaaacggaatcaaaatcgggttagaaatggcgaaggagtagcattttgaagcaaaatgtacaatataggtcaaaggtcaaggtcaaaggtcacaactgaaattctgtatagaagtttcaaagctcccatgtagtgctatcatataaagcaaacagaatcaaaatcgggttagaaatggcgaaggagtagcattttgaacattttgatcacacacggacgcacacacggacacacggacggacacacggacggacggacggacggacggacacacggacacacacacgtacggagcccgtttcatagtcccctgctcgaactcgttcggcggggacaaaaatggaGAGGAAATTGATAACAGTTAcatcctgaaaaggttcctgtgggagaaatgcaaaaataagaaattaaaataaggttaaagtgtagacctgaggagagaagacaagagaaataacctgtaaagaaatgtgtaaattaaaagtagtggtcctgaaaaggaccattgggttgtatggaaggaagaaataaaaagaaaaagaagaaagaagagaacagaacagaacagaacagaaaagaaaagataagtagcatagaaacagacaaaagacCACACCACCGGCGTCCACCCCATCTACTAACCCGGACTCAAATCTCCGGCCACGACCTACTAATGGCCAAGTTAGCCCTCACAGATGTACTCCGCCATCAACACACTCCAAGAACAATAGAACGCATCAACGACCACAACACTCCACCAACAGGCGACGCTCAGCCCGCCTGCGAGCCCGCCTGCGAGCCCGCCTCGACCGACCTCTTCCATCTAGGTCCGCATTCTCCATATATAGCCCGCCTCTTCTCAGATCACGCTTCACTTCTGACAAAGGACAGTCAACCTTCCTGAAATGTCAAGTTCCTCGGTTCTCctagttattcttataactagtcttcttgctctactttcactagcacctttactcagtgtttcatttctctttcctctctctctctcttacacttttgTATGTTTCTATactacttatcttttcttttctgttctgttctcttctttcttctttttctttttatttcttccttccatacaacccaacggtccttttcaggaccactacttttaatttacacatttctttacaggttatttctcttgtcttctttcctcaggtctacactttaaccttattttaatttcttatttttgcatttctcccacaggaaccttttcaaGATTTAACTGTTATCAATttcctctccatttttttttctcctccgcAGCATTTAATTATAGGATCCACACTAGCTCCCTctaatttacgtcttgaatttcaatttgttcttttcttcttcttttcattgcccctctctctctctctcccttctctccacatattctcatctctcctctacttacccctcCTTCGAGGGCTtattcgtcctttctccattgattcgcattccatagccacactgttcgccgacttcgttctcctcttggtttcatgaatcttcacagttctcccctatctccatgattctccaacattcaactccttcctcttcctcttcccttctatttcatctttccccttctaatgatgtccgaacatcttacttgattctcacactattcttccttaccactctctgtgttcctttctctaccgtctccactagtgcaacttcaacttctagcccattactgtctcccactcttcactttttgccctcctcacaacccccatatgtcgcttccctcttcgtttctcctctttctaggctcttctgccaaacaacgatccggctaaggactacatacacatggtgtcactgcaaatctttcttcctaattaacttcaccatgcaaaccttcaaacaacacatacaaTATGTTACTAAGTAGTACATCCAAACTGATCCCCAAGATGTGACCATGATGATCTACTTTCATCCTTGTGAGGTCTTTTCTCCTTCTCCATCAATCAATTTAATAACAACTTATTGTCAAATTCCTCAAGACCTCTTCATCTTATAATAGCATTGAGGAACACAAAATACTGGCAAtatcaaaaatatcaaaacaaagatGGATTTTTACTAAATCGATCTAATGCAGTGACAATTTTAAggtttaaaggcataatgtaCCATTTGCAGACTAAAGCATTACTGCTTTTTAAacatagttctaaaatgtgagtttgggatagaaacaacactgtaaaaatttgaatcggtaaaatcaatgttaagtattgttagacagtacacaatgtgaacaatagataaaataaaaatgtttccagattaaactgtctacagctacggtttattgagaaaaatacagatatctccttatattttaggctttatcgcgaaaattttatatgatggGATATTTTGTggcacaacagacctacacatatatgcattaaatgtcatatcttgtaaattttttaaatcactgttcccaagttaaacaggacctttaatatcTCTACCTTTTACTCCCTCCAACTACATAAATCATGcagcacaaacacaaaacacactgCCCAGAAGATATCTGAGCAAAGTTAATGGACTGGACTTACTGTTGCGTCTTGTCCTGCATAATGAGTGATGACCTTGTACCCCCCTGGATGCCTCCTGCTCCACCGTGTGATATCATACACTTGATTGTCGATGACCAGCCACTTGTCTTTCACCTCCTTCCCATCATGCTTTCTAACTTCCTCCCAGGTGAGTTCACCAAGAAATCTCTTGGAGGCAGGAGGGGTACTGTGCAGCTCTCCGTTGCCCTGTTGATTGGCTCCTTTCCCCATTTCTGTGCTTGACCTGCCATCCAGTAAggaaaacaccaacaaaaagagaaaataaaaaggaaaaaaaatattaaatagTAAGATCAAATGCcttttgtcaatattttcatcaacCTCAGTTCCGCTTTACTTTCATTGGATACAGCATACAATGACAAATGTTACAAggaattattattttattcCGTTGAGGatggattgattttgctacaacacgcatttcccatagacacttgcccgagtatactcggtactcgtcctcaacgggttaaatctaCAAATTGTATGCACATTATTACACATATCATCATAAGAATACATTCTACAGCAGCATTATTAATTTTTTACCTTTTATGTGCCTACTTTTCACTGCAAAGAACAAATCATTATCTCTCTGGCTATcacttgatgatgatgatgatccacagcatttgtatagaCCATCTAGTGCTATTTTATTTGTTGTAGAAATATTTAAAGGTGCAGATTCCTCCAAGAAAGTTAGCAATTGAATGCctggtgaaaaatgtgagtcttgagtgagatttgaagtgatccagtttgtcaatttcacTTCCGTTTGTAGTAGtaacatactgtatacatttttttttttttttatagctttAGTATTGTGGTTAAAAGTTAAAACTGACATCATATTTCCCTACAATTACAGAACTACATGTGGCAAAGCAAAGCAGTGATGAAAACACTGAAGTGGCTTTCCTCGATGACAATGTAacccaccatcaccatcacctgACCACCACCTGCCTGcagatgctctttcatatttcataagaggtttctcagttATGTCACTTACTACAACACttataggaatgttcaaaacaggAATCCCTACTTCAAcaagaactgtacagtccctatAAGACTACATACAATAGTCGGTGACAGTAGCAGGCTGCTTAATACGAATTATAACGTTAGACCGATAAATCTGCCTCTTGTTCGGTGGCCTCTTGTCTTGTTCACCAGTCTAAAGTAGATATGCAGCCCTATCCTATGTGTTAAGATCATTTATTCTcatctatataggacgttttagcGCCGCATTAAAAACTGTAAAAAATTGTAGTCCgctcaatttttaccgttcaatatcaGAGCATATTGAATGAATCGCATAGACCAACGTATTAATTCCCCATGATAGGCTACCGTTGTTACTTGCCATTCAAGATCACACCATATTCAATTCTGTCTCGTTTATTGTGCGAGCGCTTGCTGAATGCGCAAACGCTTGCTACTAGTGCGcgtcattttgttacatttttcacaagcgcgcaaacatcttgctagttgtttgtttcatatgcagTGGGATGGGACTGCcgagtcaacttcaaagacgagtaCATATTATAGAAGCTgggtaattttgtgcagttCATGGTTGCTCtacttgattgtatagatgataataattatattggatggtcttgattcatggaataccagggaatgTTGCACTCGTTAAGAgtcaatattgcactcatcttcgattcgtgcaatattggccctaactcgtgcaatattccctggtatcccacTCATAGCCATCCAATAAATGTCATACTAACATGAAACAGCGTTAGAAATTTTGGCCAATTTACAATGATAGAACTCTAAAATCATGCGAAAATGAGAATGTACCGTTAGGCGTTACATCATACGACAGAGTCTACTTAGTCGATAGCCTTATTAACAATGTCTGGACGGTTTAATGTAATGTAACAGGTGGACACTATTAAATGTAACTTATGTAACAGGTGGACACTactaatgtaatgtaatgtaatgtaggGCCGGCActaaccccgtcgcggggcgctgtaaccctttacggtacgtatttgtccgtatggggtcgctgctgtGGTTAGGCCGGCACTATAAACACTGACAGAACATTCGTCCAGAGGCCCAACAAGACAGGGCATTTCTACACGATTACCGACAGGTGAATACAGCCTATAACTTATAAGCGTAGAGTTAGATCCTCTACAATGaattagatctaacgttacaggaGAATTGCAACGTCTAACGAGTAACGTAAAACAGTGACCTCTAACGGTTAACGTTTGCTACAAATAGGGCCTAGCTAGGGCCTACTGGTCGAGTGAACGGTATTCTGCCACCTAGCGCAGGCCTACCTAAAAAGCTGGAAAGATTGATATTGGCCGTCTGAATCTATACCACGGTAGAGTCTAAATTTTACTTAAATTTACCGTGTCCGAGGAGGAGGTCACTGGTGATGCAAGGAGGAGGTGAGGCGACAGCTCGAGCAGCGGATATCCTCTTCTCTACTTGGGCCGTTATGGGATCGGTGCAAGACGTTTGGAGCCAGGGCAGTGGTGGTGGGGTGTCGTGGTGGtacacacacaggtacacaGCAGAGTGATATGAGAGTTGGGTAGCAAGGCTTACGGACCCGAGTATCTACCCCGACCTACGCGGCGACGGGACGGTTGTTAGTGGGTCTTCCGCTTCGCTGGTAGAGGGTGAAGACAAACAGGAACACGCCTTGTCGGCATGTGCGCTTGTATCGATAACACAGACCGATCACTGTGAACTTTGCCCTCCCAGGTCTTGCGCCTGCGTGTAGTGGACCTAGAAGGAGAGAAACTGCATCAAAAGGCACTGTAAGTGTTGCGCCTCAAACCCTTTTAAAATGTCA includes the following:
- the LOC140245863 gene encoding acyl-CoA 6-desaturase-like encodes the protein MGKGANQQGNGELHSTPPASKRFLGELTWEEVRKHDGKEVKDKWLVIDNQVYDITRWSRRHPGGYKVITHYAGQDATEAFTAFHNDEAFVRKYMKAIHIGKLRDEEVEEKDIVKDMEELRKTAEKM